In Eleutherodactylus coqui strain aEleCoq1 chromosome 4, aEleCoq1.hap1, whole genome shotgun sequence, the following are encoded in one genomic region:
- the LOC136624987 gene encoding zinc finger protein 83-like: protein KSYLVKHQRTHTGKKPNSCSECRKCFNIKSSFVSHLRIHKEEKPYSCSECGKCFNLESTLVLHQRIHTGEMPYSCSECGKCFSQKSYLVKHQRIHRVGKPYSCSECGKCFTRKSYLGKHQIIHTGEKPYSCSECGKCFNRKSNLVEHQRSHTGEKSYSCSECGKCFNIKSSFVLHQRIHTGEMPYSCSECGKCFNQKSYLVKHQRIHKVEKSYSCSECGKCFNRKSSLVLHQGIHTGEMPYYCSECGKCFNRKSYLVKHQRIHIVEKPYACSECGKSFNLESILVLHQRIHTGEKLYSCSECGKCFNIKSSFVSHQKIHTVEKPYSCSECGKCFSLKSYLVKHQSIHTGEKPYSCPECGKCFKRKSHLANHHRIHAGVKPYSYS from the coding sequence AAATCataccttgttaaacatcagagaactcacacagggaagaagccaaattcatgttctgaatgtaggAAATGTTTTAACATAAAATCAAGTTTTGTGTCACATCTGAGAATTCACAAagaagagaagccatattcatgttctgaatgtgggaaatgttttaacctagAATCAACTCTTGTgttacatcaaagaattcacacaggggagatgcCATATTCAtgctctgaatgtgggaaatgttttagccaaaaatcatatcttgttaaacACCAGAGAATTCATAGAGTGgggaagccatattcatgttctgaatgtgggaaatgttttacccgaAAATCATATCTTGGTaaacatcagataattcacacaggggagaagccttattcatgttctgaatgtgggaaatgttttaatcgaaaatcaaatcttgttgaacatcagagaagtcacacaggggagaagtcatattcatgttctgaatgtggaaaatgttttaacatAAAATCAAGttttgtgttacatcagagaattcacacaggggagatgccatattcatgttctgaatgtgggaaatgttttaaccaaaaatcatatcttgttaaacACCAGAGAATTCATAAAGTGGagaagtcatattcatgttctgaatgtgggaaatgtttcaaccgaaaatcaagtcttgtgttacatcagggaattcacacaggagagatgccATATTACTGTTCtgaatgcgggaaatgttttaaccgaaaatcatatcttgttaaacatcagagaattcatataGTGGAGAAGCCATatgcatgttctgaatgtgggaaatcttttaaccTAGAATCAattcttgtgttacatcagagaattcacacaggggagaagttatattcatgttctgaatgtggaaaatgttttaacatAAAATCAAGTTTTGTgtcacatcagaaaattcacacagtggagaagccatattcatgttctgaatgtgggaaatgttttagcctaaaatcatatcttgttaaacatcagagcattcatacaggggagaagccatattcatgtcctgaatgtgggaaatgttttaagcgaAAATCACATCTTGCAAACCATCATAGAATTCACGCAGGGGTGAAGCCATATTCATATTcttaa